A region from the Vicia villosa cultivar HV-30 ecotype Madison, WI linkage group LG3, Vvil1.0, whole genome shotgun sequence genome encodes:
- the LOC131654725 gene encoding GTP-binding protein At2g22870: protein MNYHITMLISLDFGFLRLPNPNLLHTKTPMSFLHLPRLSSPSFSRLSSRTFTTLLHPPPKSTLTNTNPESNQLSTITPKPETLSLEKLFIPPNTHLTHEDARILNGSNILLSNYATGAKIVQADFVKSSPGTGDCPSDGLPEFALVGRSNVGKSSLLNSIVRRKNLALTSKKPGKTQLINHFRVNDNWYLVDLPGYGYASAPHELRMDWAKFTKDFLLNRSTLVSVFLLIDASIPAKKIDLEYARWLGENQIPMTLIFTKCDKRKKAKNGGKKPEENVNDFQELIRSSFETVPPWIMTSSVTHQGRDEILLHMAQLRNYWLNH, encoded by the exons ATGAATTATCATATCACCATGCTTATATCATTGGATTTTGGTTTCCTTAGGTTACCCAACCCAAACCTCTTGCACACTAAAACTCCCATGTCTTTCCTTCATCTCCCAAGGTTATCCTCTCCCTCATTTTCTCGTCTATCCTCACGCACCTTCACCACTCTTCTCCACCCACCACCAAAATCCACTCTCACAAACACAAATCCAGAATCAAACCAACTCTCCACAATAACCCCAAAACCCGAAACCCTATCACTCGAAAAACTCTTCATTCCTCCAAACACCCATCTCACTCACGAAGACGCAAGAATCTTAAACGGTTCAAATATACTACTCAGCAATTACGCCACCGGTGCGAAAATTGTGCAAGCCGATTTTGTTAAAAGCAGCCCTGGAACTGGAGATTGTCCGTCTGATGGTCTTCCTGAGTTCGCGCTTGTTGGGAGGTCCAATGTCGGGAAGTCGTCGCTGCTTAATTCGATTGTGCGACGCAAGAATCTTGCTTTAACTTCGAAGAAACCTG GGAAGACGCAATTGATTAACCATTTTCGTGTGAATGATAATTGGTACTTGGTTGATTTGCCTGGTTATGG GTATGCATCTGCGCCTCATGAACTTAGAATGGATTGGGCAAAATTCACCAAAGACTTTTTACTGAACAGGTCAACATTAGTTTCAGTTTTCCTTCTAATAGATGCTAGCATCCCTGCTAAAAAAATTGATCTCGAGTATGCTAGATGGTTGGGTGAGAATCAG atcccAATGACATTAATCTTCACCAAATGTGACAAAAGGAAGAAGGCAAAGAATGGAGGCAAAAAACCTGAAGAGAATGTCAATGACTTTCAGGAGTTGATTCGGAGCTCCTTTGAAACCGTGCCTCCATGGATCATGACCAGCAGTGTAACTCATCAGGGTCGTGATGAGATTCTCCTTCATATGGCCCAACTTCGGAACTACTGGCTCAACCACTAG